Proteins encoded within one genomic window of Neodiprion fabricii isolate iyNeoFabr1 chromosome 6, iyNeoFabr1.1, whole genome shotgun sequence:
- the LOC124185571 gene encoding uncharacterized protein LOC124185571 yields MPGAETTRSSESLDTAAISRKSRSYWSHMVSHYEKRKASLEQRQTELAERIHLMECAVPSLLMGAMVSIKRNVDPSPRLLQTGFRPSEQPSTSAGSANPEGRDAPNCGSNESTGLRRVNARPEPGRFCKNTDFRP; encoded by the exons ATGCCAGGCGCAGAGACTACCAGGTCATCTGAGTCTCTTGACACTGCTGCGATATCCAGGAAATCTAGAAGCTACTGGTCCCACATGGTTTCTCACTACGAGAAACGCAAGGCTTCCCTGGAACAACGTCAGACAGAGCTGGCCGAGCGTATCCATCTCATGGAGTGCGCGGTTCCATCCTTGCTCATGGGGGCGATGGTGTCCATAAAGCGGAACGTCGATCCTTCGCCCAGATTGTTGCAGACTGGTTTCAG GCCAAGCGAGCAGCCATCGACTAGCGCCGGCAGTGCAAATCCCGAGGGAAGAGATGCGCCAAACTGCGGAAGTAACGAATCTACGGGACTGCGACGGGTCAATGCTAGACCGGAACCAGGCCGCTTCTGCAAAAACACAGACTTCAGACCGTAA
- the LOC124185315 gene encoding uncharacterized protein LOC124185315 produces the protein MCNLCQVREIAIVGAEKISEIIVEDEGSGDQIVSKKTHDSNCPCGCDATVSTNPDQCLCGCDVDANVHRTIKKDSCPCGCGETTGQHDALQEPGCDCECAKGGVHCDYCCCVDSVVKMLNDDKMKREKSPETCPCIEDSNREAEMERLAKTLQQEVDSIGRKNYVLQKLVAQCGCSSSQIIQGSCPTDGCPYHDPAPLRPTISGLQTAVELLRVKNRSKDGMIAALAENLRGMVDPGKIIENLTTSVAAATEQDFDQCRLYNYLNSSDFVQINGVLPSRDKIFPRDQESEIAEARDPEINQSRRGVPPPRDFAVVNKICDDCLLVTWRQPNDISFVNGYEILVNGYLANRVRSPTRTEALLVSLDTSRPVLLTLYSVGPGGSCSEPLRITHPHCPCINNQHVFG, from the exons ATGTGCAATCTGTGCCAAGTGCGGGAGATAGCAATCGTTGGTGCTGAGAAGATCTCAGAAATAATCGTTGAAGATGAAGGAAGCGGAGACCAgatcgtttcaaaaaaaactCACGACTCAAATTGTCCCTGCGGTTGCGACGCGACGGTGTCGACAAACCCAGAT CAGTGCCTCTGCGGATGTGACGTAGATGCGAACGTTCATCGGACGATCAAAAAAGACAGTTGTCCCTGCGGGTGTGGCGAAACGACAGGCCAACACGACGCGTTGCAGGAACCTGG CTGTGACTGCGAGTGTGCCAAGGGTGGAGTGCACTGCGACTACTGTTGCTGCGTGGATTCCGTCGTGAAAATGTTGAACGATGATAAAATGAAGCGTGAAAAATCCCCGGAGACTTGTCCTTGCATCGAAGATAGTAACCGCGAAGCCGAGATGGAGCGTCTGGCCAAAACGCTTCAGCAGGAGGTCGACTCCATCGGCAGAAAAAACTACGTTCTCCAAAAGCTCGTCGCTCAGTGCGGCTGCTCCTCATCTCAAATTATCCAGGGCTCCTGTCCTACGGATGGTTGTCCCTACCACGACCCTGCGCCGTTAAGGCCAACCATTTCTGGTCTGCAGACAGCCGTCGAATTGCTCCGTGTGAAAAATCGCAGCAAGGATGGAATGATCGCGGCTCTGGCCGAGAATCTGAGAGGTATGGTAGACCCTGGGAAAATAATCGAGAACTTGACTACTTCAGTAGCCGCGGCAACCGAACAAGACTTTGACCAGTGCAGGCTGTACAATTATCTGAACAGCTCAGATTTCGTCCAG ATTAACGGCGTACTGCCGAGCCGGGATAAAATTTTCCCTCGAGACCAAGAATCGGAAATTGCTGAAGCTAGGGACCCGGAAATAAATCAATCACGTCGTGGCGTTCCCCCGCCACGAGACTTCGCAGTCGTGAATAAGATCTGTGACGATTGTCTTCTAGTCACATGGAGACAACCGAATGATATTTCGTTCGTCAATGGTTACGAAATCCTCGTTAACGG GTATTTGGCAAACCGCGTTAGGTCGCCCACGCGCACCGAAGCACTCTTGGTTTCTCTTGACACGTCACGCCCGGTATTGTTAACCCTGTACTCAGTTGGTCCCGGAGGATCCTGCTCCGAGCCCTTAAGGATTACCCACCCACACTGTCCCTGTATCAATAACCAACACGTCTTCGGATGA
- the LOC124185316 gene encoding uncharacterized protein LOC124185316 produces the protein MAGDVFTLFVVITLTAAELQKFFNTTAQPINTNFTCAGRPTGYYADVPSNCRIYYNCDDQGNKFSYLCPEMTAFRQEALICDHAYLVDCQAGARLGKMAHEPSTSSEFTSTTTQPSRWMTGNLFRGFSSEKNSTVRKEVNTGRFHFGTVNSPERSNNSNTVPSWADDRRTQQVSSTERFSGEKFGVYNKFPFGYQTSHVSENWQSDHRQTFSNLPIQARFGTYFDEQIKSKPASPRVRSGEDQLTMNSREQRIESTTSRFPFGYTRTMESHFSFQNSNYPRWDKVGAKSTQTPGRPSTTTPTTPLTSEFPQRDYTASLKPLVPNVLEDDPYYPTETGTTTEIYYTPSEDNNVLPRALTAPNFQPPLVGVYFKVPDVWPDLSTIDDIVDRRKLFYIPRTNNS, from the coding sequence ACCAACTTCACCTGCGCCGGCCGCCCGACTGGTTACTACGCCGACGTACCGTCGAACTGCAGGATTTACTACAACTGCGATGACCAGGGCAACAAGTTTTCTTATCTCTGTCCCGAGATGACCGCCTTCCGGCAAGAGGCTCTGATCTGCGATCACGCGTACCTCGTTGACTGCCAGGCGGGAGCTCGGCTCGGCAAAATGGCCCACGAACCTTCAACCTCGTCAGAATTCACCTCGACTACGACGCAACCTAGTCGATGGATGACGGGCAATCTCTTCCGCGGTTTTTCATCCGAGAAGAACTCAACGGTCCGTAAGGAGGTCAACACTGGACGGTTCCATTTTGGTACAGTAAATTCACCCGAGCGGTCTAACAATTCGAACACGGTTCCAAGCTGGGCGGACGATCGGAGAACACAGCAAGTTTCAAGCACAGAAAGGTTTTCAGGGGAAAAATTCGgagtttataataaatttcccTTCGGTTACCAGACGTCCCACGTCAGCGAGAACTGGCAGAGCGACCACCGGCAGACGTTCTCCAATCTGCCCATACAAGCTCGATTCGGTACCTACTTCGACGAACAGATAAAGAGCAAGCCAGCATCTCCTCGAGTTCGGTCAGGCGAAGATCAGCTCACGATGAACTCGAGAGAACAACGCATCGAGTCGACGACGTCACGTTTCCCCTTTGGATATACGCGGACCATGGAATCCCACTTCAGCTTTCAAAACAGCAATTATCCTCGTTGGGACAAAGTGGGTGCCAAGTCCACTCAGACTCCTGGCCGACCGTCCACGACGACCCCGACAACGCCCTTGACCTCGGAATTTCCCCAACGCGATTATACGGCATCCTTGAAACCGCTTGTACCCAACGTCCTGGAAGACGATCCTTACTATCCCACCGAAACCGGGACAACGACGGAAATATATTACACTCCCAGTGAAGATAACAACGTGCTACCACGAGCTTTGACTGCCCCGAACTTTCAGCCTCCTCTTGTTGGCGTGTATTTCAAGGTACCCGATGTGTGGCCGGATCTTAGTACTATCGACGATATCGTAGATCGAAGAAAACTTTTCTACATACCAAGGACCAATAATTCCTGA